The proteins below are encoded in one region of Fulvia fulva chromosome 9, complete sequence:
- a CDS encoding putative pathogenesis-related protein: protein MYFTSLALAAFAVAAYALPVEEATNAAVLPPIHQNVARAAVPQKRQLPLPKESGDQSYAHYAVNHHNKHRQNHTFDGRPTQMIRWNLTAVRTARKVAELCIFAHKMDQDGGGYGQNLAAGYKASNISGTITDLWYNNEVAAYRNLYGQAQPSYDNFGAWGHFSQVVWDGSTQLGCYTADCSAKGLQNVGGSVPPYLTVCNYYPPGNFGGQYAKNVGKPAGGARLSWDWTP from the exons ATGTACTTTACATCACTTGCCCTTGCGGCCTTCGCGGTCGCTGCCTATGCTCTACCAGTGGAGGAGGCTACCAATGCTGCAGTCCTCCCTCCCATCCATCAGAATGTAGCTCGAGCAGCAGTCCCACAGAAGAGACAGCTCCCATTGCCCAAAGAAAGCGGAGACCAATCCTACGCCCATTACGCCGTCAACCACCATAACAAGCATCGACAAAACCATACCTTCGACGGCAGACCAACCCAAATGATCAGATGGAACCTGACCGCCGTCAGAACAGCCAGAAAGGTCGCCGAGCTCTGCATCTTCGCCCACAAAAT GGACCAAGACGGCGGCGGCTACGGCCAAAACCTAGCAGCCGGCTACAAAGCCTCCAACATCTCCGGCACAATCACAGACCTCTGGTACAACAACGAAGTCGCCGCATACCGCAACTTGTACGGCCAGGCGCAGCCTTCGTACGATAATTTCGGTGCCTGGGGCCATTTCTCGCAGGTCGTGTGGGATGGGTCGACGCAGCTGGGGTGCTATACGGCGGATTGCTCGGCGAAGGGGTTGCAGAATGTGGGAGGGAGTGTGCCGCCGTATTTGACGGTTTGTAATTATTATCCTCCTG GCAACTTTGGGGGACAGTATGCTAAGAATGTGGGGAAGCCGGCTGGAGGGGCTAGGTTGAGCTGGGATTGGACACCTTAG
- a CDS encoding Cytochrome P450 monooxygenase verB — protein MDEEYMALLSSYQFWIMPGSLTSRFIPNFVRGAIGSGLHRYLRQRLYGPIKQKISQAVDHAQCRVQSRSEHDREQDGELIQWYLQQAKTMPDPAFITDLDTLCSTIIFLNTAAGPIALFATGTMNNILQYEHVDGLVTELRQEITQAHSEDPGEWSWAKLEKLKLLDSVVQESLRLDMYGGLNFERVVMEAINIPDGPHLEKGTIVVFPNFAVHRDPGNYEEPDIFQPHRFVKAPGRLYDISGRYLPSGYGRRTCPGRWYGTAMIKLILAQLITRLRL, from the exons AT GGATGAAGAGTACATGGCGCTCCTTTCCTCGTACCAATTCTGGATCATGCCTGGCTCACTTACCTCGCGTTTCATACCAAACTTTGTTCGGGGTGCAATAGGAAGTGGCTTGCATCGGTACCTTCGACAAAGATTGTACGGACCCATCAAGCAGAAGATTTCTCAAGCCGTAGACCACGCCCAATGTCGTGTTCAGTCCCGGAGCGAGCATGACCGTGAACAGGACGGCGAGTTGATCCAGTGGTACTTGCAGCAAGCAAAGACCATGCCTGACCCAGCCTTCATCACCGACCTGGATACTTTATGCTCAACCATTATCTTCCTCAACACGGCCGCCGGTCCTATCGCGCTCTTCGCCACAGGAACGATGAATAACATCCTCCAATACGAGCACGTCGATGGTCTAGTGACCGAGCTCAGACAAGAAATTACACAAGCTCATTCCGAAGACCCTGGCGAGTGGTCTTGGGCGAAATTGGAGAAACTCAAGCTTCTTGACAGCGTGGTGCAAGAGTCTCTGCGGCTTGACATGTACGGCGGCCTGAACTTCGAGCGTGTCGTCATGGAGGCCATCAACATACCTGACGGACCGCACTTGGAGAAGGGCACAATTGTTGTATTTCCGAACTTTGCGGTGCATCGTGATCCGGGGAATTATGAAGAGCCAGATATATTTCAGCCGCACCGCTTCGTGAAGGCGCCTGGTCGGTTGTATGATATCTCTGGTCGGTATCTGCCGTCTGGATATGGCCGTAGG ACATGTCCAGGCCGATGGTATGGTACGGCGATGATTAAGCTCATCCTAGCACAGCTGATTACCCGACTTCGACTTTGA
- a CDS encoding Acid phosphatase, translating to MLLSSLLLTALPLAANTINVVQSNDDGWAMINIRELHRSLTDAGFSSIISAPADNKSGKGSKDAEPVQVGHKGCQFGSCPSFSPPYGNNASEPQFNYVNSYPVTAMRHGIQNLSQTFFAGPPDIALSGPNAGNNLRWAARRSGTVGAAVEAAELGVPAIAFSGPGHYRPWTDPVQPYMEIYSELSTIVVEVLTNGSKPYLPDDTILNVNYPHLQDVCESVSDVNFVLTRVFPRWVFRFLDLSPRRDDVEMCGSKLLPDEQSVVRGKGCHASISVMSTKKKDVDAEKQRFVADRLGSILTCLPGKRRKGL from the coding sequence ATGCTGCTATCCTCGCTACTCTTGACAGCCCTGCCGCTGGCAGCGAATACCATCAACGTCGTACAGAGCAACGACGATGGATGGGCCATGATCAATATCCGAGAACTCCACAGAAGCTTGACAGACGCTGGCTTCAGCTCCATCATCTCAGCACCGGCAGACAACAAGAGCGGCAAAGGCTCAAAAGATGCAGAGCCTGTTCAAGTAGGCCACAAGGGATGTCAGTTCGGATCTTGCCCATCCTTCTCACCACCCTACGGCAATAATGCTTCCGAGCCACAGTTCAACTACGTCAACTCATATCCTGTCACAGCCATGCGACACGGAATCCAGAACCTCTCCCAGACTTTCTTCGCAGGTCCACCTGACATCGCACTATCTGGGCCAAATGCAGGCAACAATCTTCGCTGGGCTGCGCGGAGATCCGGGACTGTCGGGGCGGCTGTTGAGGCTGCTGAGCTTGGAGTCCCAGCGATAGCATTCAGTGGTCCAGGGCATTATCGTCCATGGACCGACCCTGTTCAGCCTTATATGGAAATCTACTCCGAGCTGTCGACGATTGTGGTGGAGGTCCTGACTAACGGTAGCAAGCCATACCTACCTGACGACACCATACTGAACGTCAATTATCCTCACCTCCAAGACGTATGTGAGTCGGTATCAGACGTCAATTTCGTGCTTACGAGGGTCTTTCCGAGATGGGTTTTTAGGTTCCTGGACCTTTCGCCCCGCCGAGATGATGTTGAAATGTGTGGGAGCAAGCTCCTGCCTGATGAGCAGAGTGTCGTGCGTGGGAAAGGTTGTCATGCGTCGATTAGTGTCATGAGTACTAAGAAGAAAGATGTCGATGCGGAGAAGCAGAGGTTCGTGGCGGATAGACTGGGGAGCATATTGACTTGCTTGCCAGGTAAGCGTAGGAAAGGACTTTAG
- a CDS encoding FAD-dependent monooxygenase OpS4: protein MTDYLSNVAIIGAGLGGCALAVALSERKIPVTLFEARPEITEGIPSGVILPPNGLRILDRLGIFQRIRDPCYIPTDRVFKNDQDETTKKLPVGGVERWGYRNHRVWRGILLDEMKAILKERNVTIHYESRFQGIVSDTAKEVTFRVNNETIHASMLFGSDGINSSIRQYIAPGVEPEYTGLTAVLGHIKWSNVDWPYPDYEHNATIQSKPGAILWIAEDSEAKHTPKHSREELAKLQADPDQLAAFYTENYDEYGPTARKIIDAVCKRKESLFIWPFMKMPKLERWYSETGRVVLVGNGAHALPPSSGQGVNQALEDVYFITLLLSSLDGTPSSTGQTTRPTRLPEAERQKVLAEGKVKTDQEEDMDWLYQPNIDEKVDVWLQKQR, encoded by the exons ATGACCGATTACTTGAGCAATGTCGCCATCATCGGCGCAGGCCTTGGCGGATGTGCTCTGGCAGTAGCGCTTTCTGAAAGGAAGATACCAGTCACATTGTTCGAGGCACGCCCCGAGATCACAGAGGGCATACCTTCCGGAGTCATTCTCCCACCCAATGGCCTTCGCATACTGGATCGACTGGGTATCTTCCAGCGGATCAGGGATCCATGCTACATTCCAACTGATCGTGTATTCAAGAACGACCAAGATGAGACAACAAAGAAACTACCAGTCGGAGGCGTCGAGCGATGGGGTTACAGGAATCATCGAGTATGGAGAGGGATCTTGCTCGACGAGATGAAAGCCATCCTGAAGGAACGGAATGTGACCATCCACTACGAGTCGAGGTTTCAGGGTATAGTGTCCGACACAGCCAAAGAAGTGACGTTCCGCGTCAACAACGAAACCATCCACGCATCCATGCTCTTCGGCTCAGACGGCATCAACAGCTCAATACGCCAATACATCGCCCCAGGCGTCGAGCCCGAATACACAGGCCTGACAGCAGTCCTAGGCCACATCAAATGGTCCAACGTGGACTGGCCATATCCCGACTACGAGCACAACGCCACAATCCAAAGCAAGCCTGGCGCCATTCTCTGGATTGCAGAAGATTCAGAAGCA AAGCATACACCAAAGCATTCGAGAGAGGAGCTTGCAAAGTTACAAGCTGATCCGGATCAGCTCGCTGCGTTTTATACGGAGAATTATGATGAGTACGGTCCTACTGCTAGGAAGATTATAGATGCGGTGTGCAAGAGGAAAGAGTCGTTGTTCATATGGCCGTTCATGAAGATGCCGAAGCTGGAGAGATGGTATAGTGAGACTGGACGAGTCGTTCTCGTTGGGAATGGCGCACATGCGTTGCCGCCGAGCTCAGGCCAGGGCGTCAATCAAGCGTTGGAGGATGTCTACTTCATTACACTACTTCTCAGTTCGCTTGATGGG ACGCCATCTTCGACTGGACAAACAACACGACCCACCCGCCTCCCAGAAGCAGAAAGACAGAAAGTGTTGGCGGAAGGTAAAGTGAAAACCGACCAGGAGGAGGACATGGACTGGCTGTATCAGCCCAACATCGACGAGAAAGTAGATGTCTGGCTTCAGAAACAAAGATGA